The Chiloscyllium plagiosum isolate BGI_BamShark_2017 chromosome 43, ASM401019v2, whole genome shotgun sequence genome includes a window with the following:
- the LOC122543347 gene encoding zinc finger CCCH domain-containing protein 10-like isoform X1 → MSENDTDNLVNSGKYEAGKSKRNVCRDFLRNVCNRGKNCRYFHPDDIEASDLAEIRNETDNLVNIASDEAGKSKQNICRDFLRNLCNRGKNCRYIHPDDIEASDLTDVRNDTDNLVNIGNDEAGKSKQNICRDFLRNLCNRGKNCRYFHPDDIEVTNHTDLSDDADNLVNNSKYEVSKSKRNVCRDFLRNVCNRGKNCRYFHPDNVEAYNVGDMRHESIFCQYFQNSKCTRENCTFIHGTKGEENYYNKTGKLPAHLQQTVAVTFGLSPSNLPLITKEIPFCRDFLKGKCRRGSKCKFQHLKRDDNDKKSVERVSSQDRELSPEICRYDRLDDLYETERCDYDQHPKRRRVEGLRFEVFDYSTPSLRPGELSFLEEENHMLRKRNEELKKQVSSLMLTNEVLLEQNADLRKQVKLGILNTGADPTQHPALHTVTNYNRSIVKTHTTLSNQTLRSQPISHQELIAQARAHNALCSEATSQSPPCLSASISAPYVQGMTSPVSMAPLAISTPVAVTQSLPGIAMSYTTTQMVSYPNASQSMRFLCRAEES, encoded by the coding sequence ATGTCCGAGAACGACACTGATAATTTAGTCAACAGCGGCAAATATGAGGCTGGCAAGAGCAAACGGAATGTTTGCCGAGACTTTCTGCGCAATGTCTGCAACCGTGGTAAGAATTGCAGGTACTTCCACCCAGATGATATTGAGGCCTCCGACCTTGCCGAAATAAGGAACGAAACTGATAATTTAGTCAACATTGCCAGTGACGAGGCTGGTAAAAGCAAACAGAACATTTGCCGAGACTTTCTGCGCAATCTCTGCAATCGTGGTAAGAATTGCAGGTATATCCACCCAGATGACATTGAGGCTTCTGACCTCACTGATGTAAGGAATGACACTGATAATTTAGTGAATATTGGCAATGATGAGGCTGGCAAAAGCAAACAGAACATTTGCAGAGACTTTCTGCGCAATCTCTGCAATCGTGGTAAGAATTGCAGGTATTTTCACCCAGATGATATTGAGGTCACCAACCACACTGATCTAAGTGATGACGCTGATAATTTAGTCAATAATAGCAAATATGAGGTGAGCAAGAGCAAGCGGAATGTTTGCCGTGACTTTCTGCGCAATGTCTGCAACCGTGGTAAGAATTGCAGGTACTTTCATCCGGACAATGTTGAGGCCTACAATGTGGGTGACATGCGGCATGAGTCAATCTTTTGTCAGTACTTTCAGAATAGTAAATGTACCCGTGAGAACTGCACATTCATTCACGGGACGAAGGGGGAAGAGAATTATTACAATAAAACAGGAAAGCTTCCTGCTCACTTGCAACAGACAGTGGCTGTGACCTTTGGGCTTTCACCCTCTAATCTTCCTCTTATTACAAAGGAGATCCCATTTTGTCGTGACTTTCTAAAGGGCAAATGTCGAAGAGGATCCAAATGTAAATTCCAGCATTTGAAACGTGATGACAATGATAAAAAAAGTGTAGAAAGAGTGTCGTCACAAGATAGAGAACTTTCTCCTGAGATTTGTAGATATGACCGTTTGGATGACCTCTATGAGACAGAGAGATGTGATTACGACCAGCATCCGAAAAGGAGAAGGGTGGAGGGCCTGCGTTTTGAAGTATTTGATTACAGCACTCCCAGTCTGCGCCCAGGTGAACTCAGTTTTTTGGAGGAGGAAAACCATATGCTCAGAAAGCGCAATGAAGAACTCAAAAAGCAGGTGTCAAGCTTAATGCTGACTAATGAGGTCCTTCTGGAACAAAATGCAGATCTGCGCAAGCAGGTGAAGTTGGGGATCCTGAACACTGGGGCTGACCCAACACAACACCCAGCTTTGCACACTGTTACCAATTATAACCGTAGCATAGTAAAGACTCACACCACCCTGAGCAACCAGACACTGAGATCACAACCCATTTCTCATCAAGAGTTGATAGCGCAAGCTCGAGCTCATAATGCATTATGTTCTGAAGCCACATCCCAAAGTCCTCCTTGTCTTAGCGCTTCTATCTCTGCACCCTATGTCCAGGGgatgacttcaccagtttcaatGGCACCACTTGCTATCTCTACACCTGTGGCAGTTACACAATCACTGCCAGGAATTGCCATGAGTTATACCACCACTCAAATGGTCAGTTACCCAAATGCATCCCAAAGTATGAGGTTCCTCTGTCGTGCAGAAGAGAGTTGA
- the LOC122543348 gene encoding zinc finger CCCH domain-containing protein 10-like isoform X1, with amino-acid sequence MPDKDNLFNSGNDEAGHSSDDICRDFLRNVCKRGKRCKFYHPDINEVSDLGVKKNEFVFCHDYQNKECTRINCKFIHGTKEDEEHYKKSGELPPRLRLTVAMGLGLSPSDLSFKKGEVPICRDYLKGDCQRGSKCKFRHLKRDEYEYENRTLERLSRDQVISPVVRRYDPFDDLYDTDRYVDYDHVLKRRRVDGLRFESYDFNIPNSRPVDYRFLEEENLMLRKRIEELKKQISNLMATNEVLLEQNAHFRNQTKVVTLTSTPTATEQTLAAPTVGAITNYNHGIAQTHTTLSSQALQPRPVTQQDLVATAGATAAPPANAAPTAQHLNPEIASLPAALAQTIAQGMAPPVSMAPVAVSVAPVAVSIAQAMPGITISHATTPMVTYPIASQSMRITAIPH; translated from the coding sequence ATGCCGGATAAAGATAATTTATTTAACAGTGGTAATGACGAGGCTGGCCACAGCTCAGATGATATTTGCCGAGACTTCCTGCGCAATGTCTGCAAACGTGGTAAGCGCTGCAAGTTCTATCACCCTGATATTAATGAAGTGTCTGACTTGGGCGTAAAGAAAAATGAATTTGTCTTTTGTCATGACTATCAGAACAAGGAGTGCACTCGCATCAACTGCAAGTTTATTCATGGGACAAAGGAGGATGAGGAACATTATAAAAAGTCAGGAGAGCTTCCCCCACGCCTGCGCCTGACAGTGGCCATGGGTCTTGGCCTTTCGCCATCTGACCTCTCTTTTAAAAAAGGTGAGGTCCCAATTTGTCGTGACTACTTGAAAGGTGACTGTCAACGAGGATCTAAGTGTAAATTCCGGCACTTAAAACGTGATGAATATGAATATGAAAACAGAACTTTGGAGAGATTGTCACGAGACCAAGTGATTTCTCCTGTAGTGCGTCGATATGACCCATTTGATGACCTCTATGACACTGATCGCTATGTAGATTATGACCATGTTCTCAAGAGACGAAGAGTTGATGGCTTGCGATTTGAGAGTTATGATTTTAATATCCCAAATTCGCGTCCAGTTGACTATCGGTTTCTGGAGGAGGAGAATCTGATGCTTCGAAAGCGTATTGAGGAACTCAAAAAACAGATCTCAAATTTAATGGCAACTAATGAGGTACTTTTGGAGCAAAATGCACATTTCCGCAACCAAACCAAGGTGGTCACGCTGACCTCCACTCCCACAGCAACAGAGCAAACACTGGCAGCACCAACTGTGGGTGCAATCACCAATTACAACCATGGAATAGCACAGACTCACACCACTTTGAGCAGCCAAGCGCTTCAACCGCGACCTGTCACCCAGCAAGACCTGGTGGCAACTGCTGGAGCTACTGCTGCACCACCTGCTAACGCTGCACCAACAGCACAGCATCTTAATCCTGAGATTGCTTCACTTCCTGCAGCGCTTGCCCAGACCATTGCCCAGGGGATGGCGCCTCCAGTCTCTATGGCCCCAGTGGCTGTTTCTGTTGCACCAGTGGCAGTGTCAATTGCACAAGCAATGCCAGGAATCACTATTAGCCATGCCACCACTCCAATGGTTACTTATCCAATTGCATCACAGAGTATGAGGATAACAGCAATTCCTCACTGA
- the LOC122543348 gene encoding zinc finger CCCH domain-containing protein 10-like isoform X2, translated as MTRLATAQMIFAETSCAMSANVNKECTRINCKFIHGTKEDEEHYKKSGELPPRLRLTVAMGLGLSPSDLSFKKGEVPICRDYLKGDCQRGSKCKFRHLKRDEYEYENRTLERLSRDQVISPVVRRYDPFDDLYDTDRYVDYDHVLKRRRVDGLRFESYDFNIPNSRPVDYRFLEEENLMLRKRIEELKKQISNLMATNEVLLEQNAHFRNQTKVVTLTSTPTATEQTLAAPTVGAITNYNHGIAQTHTTLSSQALQPRPVTQQDLVATAGATAAPPANAAPTAQHLNPEIASLPAALAQTIAQGMAPPVSMAPVAVSVAPVAVSIAQAMPGITISHATTPMVTYPIASQSMRITAIPH; from the exons ATGACGAGGCTGGCCACAGCTCAGATGATATTTGCCGAGACTTCCTGCGCAATGTCTGCAAACGTG AACAAGGAGTGCACTCGCATCAACTGCAAGTTTATTCATGGGACAAAGGAGGATGAGGAACATTATAAAAAGTCAGGAGAGCTTCCCCCACGCCTGCGCCTGACAGTGGCCATGGGTCTTGGCCTTTCGCCATCTGACCTCTCTTTTAAAAAAGGTGAGGTCCCAATTTGTCGTGACTACTTGAAAGGTGACTGTCAACGAGGATCTAAGTGTAAATTCCGGCACTTAAAACGTGATGAATATGAATATGAAAACAGAACTTTGGAGAGATTGTCACGAGACCAAGTGATTTCTCCTGTAGTGCGTCGATATGACCCATTTGATGACCTCTATGACACTGATCGCTATGTAGATTATGACCATGTTCTCAAGAGACGAAGAGTTGATGGCTTGCGATTTGAGAGTTATGATTTTAATATCCCAAATTCGCGTCCAGTTGACTATCGGTTTCTGGAGGAGGAGAATCTGATGCTTCGAAAGCGTATTGAGGAACTCAAAAAACAGATCTCAAATTTAATGGCAACTAATGAGGTACTTTTGGAGCAAAATGCACATTTCCGCAACCAAACCAAGGTGGTCACGCTGACCTCCACTCCCACAGCAACAGAGCAAACACTGGCAGCACCAACTGTGGGTGCAATCACCAATTACAACCATGGAATAGCACAGACTCACACCACTTTGAGCAGCCAAGCGCTTCAACCGCGACCTGTCACCCAGCAAGACCTGGTGGCAACTGCTGGAGCTACTGCTGCACCACCTGCTAACGCTGCACCAACAGCACAGCATCTTAATCCTGAGATTGCTTCACTTCCTGCAGCGCTTGCCCAGACCATTGCCCAGGGGATGGCGCCTCCAGTCTCTATGGCCCCAGTGGCTGTTTCTGTTGCACCAGTGGCAGTGTCAATTGCACAAGCAATGCCAGGAATCACTATTAGCCATGCCACCACTCCAATGGTTACTTATCCAATTGCATCACAGAGTATGAGGATAACAGCAATTCCTCACTGA